The Chloroflexus aggregans DSM 9485 genome segment ACGGCGGACTATCGGCGACCGCCGTGAAAACGATAATGTAGTCACTCAGACCATGCGCAAAATAGTGAAAAACACCGTGTAGACCGGTAATCTTCACTGAACAGCCACTTTCCTCAAACGCCTCACGACGAGCGGCTTCTACCGGCGCTTCGCCACGGTCAATCGCACCACCGGGTAAACCCCACGGTTTTTTCCCTCCGCGATGACGTACTAACAAGAACTCATCACCACGTTGCACGATTACCCGCACCCCAATCGCACGCGGGCGCAAGATAAACTGCGTGGCCCGGCGTAGGCGGAGGAAGAGGTTGTAGGCCCCGGTAAGTGCGAATTCACGAAGTGCGTGTAGCATTGTCACCGATGTATTTAGCATTCATCCACATTATTGA includes the following:
- a CDS encoding NUDIX hydrolase, whose amino-acid sequence is MLNTSVTMLHALREFALTGAYNLFLRLRRATQFILRPRAIGVRVIVQRGDEFLLVRHRGGKKPWGLPGGAIDRGEAPVEAARREAFEESGCSVKITGLHGVFHYFAHGLSDYIIVFTAVADSPPSPPRGDIEICDAQWFHADRLPTGIEAGSMRRIMEVRRGEHHLYRAW